Proteins from one Merismopedia glauca CCAP 1448/3 genomic window:
- a CDS encoding DUF3084 domain-containing protein, translating into MDVEALDVTSVSLEIDKQKQPMTSGYILILAVLVLGGVIAASGDRIGSKVGKARLTLFKLRPKQTATLVTIATGCLISASTLGVLFGTSEQLRTGVFDLKRIQRKLSKTSQELVSKEQELAKVKSEQNNAQSSLKTINDNLKQAIAIQSATAKKLVAAQKQFQVVSQQRFSLINEIKQLQRDRQDLIVQKNAVKLQVNTLQTEVGSLN; encoded by the coding sequence ATAGACAAACAGAAGCAGCCGATGACCAGTGGTTACATTCTAATTTTGGCGGTTTTGGTGTTGGGGGGAGTCATCGCAGCATCTGGCGATCGCATTGGTTCTAAAGTAGGTAAAGCTCGCTTAACTTTGTTTAAGCTGCGTCCTAAGCAAACAGCTACTTTAGTAACTATTGCGACTGGGTGTTTAATTTCTGCTTCCACTTTAGGTGTATTATTTGGCACCAGTGAACAGTTACGTACAGGTGTATTCGATCTGAAAAGAATTCAGAGGAAACTGTCTAAAACTAGTCAAGAATTAGTCTCAAAAGAACAGGAATTAGCTAAAGTTAAATCTGAACAAAACAACGCTCAAAGCAGCTTAAAAACTATTAATGATAATTTGAAACAAGCGATCGCAATTCAGTCTGCTACTGCTAAAAAGTTAGTAGCGGCTCAAAAGCAATTTCAAGTTGTTTCCCAACAAAGGTTTAGTTTAATTAATGAAATTAAGCAACTCCAAAGAGATAGACAGGATTTAATTGTTCAGAAAAATGCCGTTAAACTTCAAGTAAATACCCTACAAACCGAAGTAGGTAGTCTCAATC